In Camelina sativa cultivar DH55 chromosome 16, Cs, whole genome shotgun sequence, a single window of DNA contains:
- the LOC104751340 gene encoding protein QUIRKY — translation MNTTPFHSDPPPSRIQRKLVVEVVEARNILPKDGQGSSSAYVVVDFDAQKKRTSTKFRDLNPVWNEMLDFAVSDPKNMDYDELDVEVYNDKRFGNGGGRKNHFLGRVKIYGSQFSRRGEEGLVYFPLEKKSVFSWIRGEIGLKIYYYDEADDDDMPVGGGGQQFQQQQQFHPTPEQDADEQQHHQQQQQQQFHPPPQQMMNLPPEKPNVVVIEEGRVFESAQSHSYPETHQQPPMVIVEESQPQQVMQGPNDNRPQRPPSPPPPPSTGEVHYYPPEVRKMQVGRPPGGDRIRVTKRPPNGDYSPRVINSKTGGGEATMEKKAHHHPYNLVEPMQYLFVRIVKARGLPPNESAYVKVRTSNHFVRSKPAVNRPGESADSPEWNQVFALGHNRSDSAVTGGATLEISAWDASSESFLGGVCFDLSEVPVRDPPDSPLAPQWYRLEGSAADQNSGRVSGDIQLSVWIGTQVDEAFPEAWSSDAPHVAHTRSKVYQSPKLWYLRVTVLEAQDLHIAPNLPPLTAPEVRVKAQLGFQSARTRRGSMNNHSGSFHWHEDMIFVAGEPLEDCLVLMVEDRTSKEATLLGHAMIPVSSIEQRIDERFVPSKWHTLEVEGGGGGGPGGGPYCGRISLRLCLEGGYHVLEEAAHVCSDFRPTAKQLWKPPIGILELGILGARGLLPMKAKNGGKGSTDAYCVAKYGKKWVRTRTITDSFDPRWHEQYTWQVYDPCTVLTVGVFDNWRMFSDASDDRPDTRIGKIRIRVSTLESNKVYTNSYPLLVLLPSGLKKMGEIEVAVRFACPSLLPDVCAAYGQPLLPRMHYIRPLGVAQQDALRGAATKMVAAWLARAEPPLGPEVVRYMLDADSHAWSMRKSKANWYRIVGVLAWAVGLAKWLDNIRRWRNPVTTVLVHILYLVLVWYPDLVVPTAFLYVVMIGVWYYRFRPKIPAGMDIRLSQAETVDPDELDEEFDTIPSSRRPEVIRARYDRLRILAVRVQTILGDFAAQGERIQALVSWRDPRATKLFIAICLVITIVLYAVPAKMVAVALGFYYLRHPMFRDTMPTASLNFFRRLPSLSDRLI, via the coding sequence ATGAACACGACGCCGTTTCACTCGGATCCTCCTCCCTCGAGGATCCAGCGTAAGCTCGTCGTCGAGGTTGTTGAAGCTCGCAATATCCTCCCTaaagatggccaaggaagctctaGCGCTTACGTCGTTGTCGATTTCGATGCTCAGAAGAAACGAACCTCCACCAAGTTCCGTGACCTCAACCCTGTCTGGAACGAGATGCTCGATTTCGCCGTCTCCGATCCCAAAAACATGGATTACGACGAGCTCGATGTCGAGGTTTACAACGACAAGAGATTCGGCAACGGTGGTGGCCGGAAAAATCATTTTCTCGGTAGGGTTAAGATCTATGGGAGTCAGTTCTCGCGAAGAGGTGAAGAAGGTCTTGTGTATTTCcccttggagaagaagagtgtATTCAGCTGGATTCGCGGCGAGATTGGACTCAAAATCTACTATTACGACGAAGCCGACGACGACGATATGCCCGTTGGAGGCGGAGGCCAGcaatttcaacaacaacaacaatttcatCCTACGCCGGAGCAAGATGCTGATGAACAACAacatcaccaacaacaacaacagcaacagttTCATCCTCCGCCGCAGCAGATGATGAATTTACCACCGGAGAAACCTAATGTAGTTGTGATTGAAGAAGGTAGGGTTTTCGAATCGGCTCAGTCTCATAGCTATCCAGAGACTCATCAGCAACCTCCGATGGTTATCGTTGAAGAGTCACAACCGCAACAGGTAATGCAAGGTCCAAACGATAACCGTCCTCAACGTCCGCCGTCTCCGCCGCCACCTCCATCTACGGGGGAAGTACATTATTATCCTCCCGAAGTGAGGAAGATGCAGGTAGGTAGACCTCCCGGCGGCGATAGAATTAGGGTTACGAAGAGGCCGCCGAATGGGGATTACTCGCCTAGGGTTATCAATAGCAAAACTGGAGGAGGAGAGGCGACGATGGAGAAGAAGGCTCATCATCATCCTTACAATCTCGTTGAGCCAATGCAGTATCTCTTCGTCCGGATTGTGAAGGCGCGTGGCTTACCGCCTAACGAGAGCGCGTATGTCAAGGTACGGACGTCGAACCATTTCGTCAGGTCTAAACCGGCCGTTAACCGGCCCGGCGAATCGGCTGATTCTCCGGAGTGGAATCAGGTTTTTGCTCTTGGTCATAACCGGTCTGATTCTGCTGTGACCGGTGGTGCCACTCTTGAGATCTCTGCTTGGGATGCTTCGTCGGAGAGTTTTCTCGGAGGAGTTTGTTTCGATTTATCAGAAGTTCCGGTTCGTGACCCGCCGGATAGTCCGCTTGCTCCTCAGTGGTATCGGCTTGAAGGCTCAGCTGCGGATCAGAATTCAGGGAGAGTTTCCGGTGATATTCAGCTCTCTGTTTGGATTGGTACTCAGGTAGATGAAGCTTTTCCGGAGGCGTGGAGCTCCGACGCTCCGCATGTAGCTCATACGAGGTCTAAGGTGTATCAATCCCCGAAGCTTTGGTACTTGAGAGTGACTGTTCTTGAAGCGCAGGATTTACATATTGCTCCCAACCTTCCGCCATTGACTGCGCCTGAGGTCCGTGTGAAAGCTCAATTAGGGTTTCAGTCTGCGCGTACAAGACGAGGCTCAATGAATAATCATAGTGGTTCGTTTCATTGGCATGAGGATATGATCTTCGTAGCCGGAGAGCCGTTGGAAGATTGTTTGGTTCTGATGGTGGAAGACAGGACGAGCAAAGAAGCAACGCTTTTAGGACACGCCATGATCCCAGTGAGCTCCATCGAGCAGCGGATTGATGAGCGTTTTGTGCCGTCGAAATGGCACACTTTGGAAGTAGaaggtggaggtggaggagggCCAGGAGGTGGACCTTATTGTGGAAGGATTAGCCTAAGACTTTGTCTTGAAGGTGGGTATCACGTGCTTGAAGAGGCAGCGCATGTGTGCAGCGATTTCCGTCCCACAGCTAAGCAGCTCTGGAAACCGCCTATTGGAATACTTGAGTTGGGGATTCTTGGAGCTCGTGGGTTGTTGCCAATGAAGGCTAAAAATGGAGGGAAAGGTTCCACTGATGCTTATTGTGTAGCTAAGTATGGCAAGAAATGGGTTAGGACTCGAACCATAACAGACAGTTTCGACCCGAGATGGCATGAGCAGTACACGTGGCAGGTTTATGATCCTTGCACCGTGCTAACAGTTGGAGTATTCGACAACTGGAGAATGTTCTCCGACGCCTCTGATGATAGACCCGACACACGGATTGGGAAGATACGGATCAGGGTCTCGACGTTGGAGAGCAACAAAGTGTACACCAATTCATATCCTTTGTTGGTCTTGTTACCTAGCGGTCTGAAGAAAATGGGTGAAATCGAAGTGGCAGTCCGGTTCGCATGCCCGTCGCTGCTGCCTGATGTTTGCGCAGCTTATGGACAGCCGCTTTTGCCTCGGATGCACTACATAAGGCCTCTAGGTGTTGCACAACAGGATGCACTAAGAGGAGCCGCCACAAAAATGGTAGCTGCTTGGTTGGCTAGAGCAGAACCGCCATTGGGACCTGAGGTGGTTAGATATATGTTAGATGCAGATTCGCATGCGTGGAGCATGAGAAAGAGCAAAGCAAATTGGTATAGAATTGTTGGTGTTTTAGCTTGGGCAGTGGGTTTAGCTAAATGGTTGGATAATATCCGGCGGTGGAGGAATCCTGTGACAACGGTGCTAGTCCATATTCTATATCTGGTTCTTGTTTGGTATCCTGATTTAGTAGTCCCGACTGCATTCTTGTACGTGGTGATGATTGGAGTTTGGTATTACCGGTTTAGACCCAAAATACCGGCTGGTATGGATATACGCTTATCACAAGCCGAAACAGTTGATCCGGATGAGCTAGATGAAGAATTCGATACCATACCAAGCTCAAGGCGACCAGAAGTAATCCGAGCTAGGTATGACCGGTTAAGGATCTTAGCAGTAAGGGTTCAGACCATTCTAGGCGATTTTGCAGCGCAAGGGGAACGGATTCAGGCGTTGGTTAGCTGGAGAGATCCGAGAGCAACTAAGCTCTTCATAGCAATCTGTTTGGTGATCACTATAGTTCTGTATGCGGTCCCAGCGAAAATGGTGGCAGTGGCTCTAGGTTTTTATTATCTTCGGCATCCGATGTTCAGAGACACAATGCCAACGGCGAGTCTCAATTTTTTCCGGCGGTTGCCAAGCTTGTCAGATCGGCTCATCTAA
- the LOC104751343 gene encoding uncharacterized protein LOC104751343 — protein MAVVGAPISSPSAHLQTRFLSNPVLPRFRRSNTVGKSPAASFSVVSMAPQKKVNKYDAKWKKQWYGAGLFFEGSEQVNVDVFKKLEKRKVLSNVEKSGLLSKAEELGLTLSSLEKLKVFSKAEELGLLSLLENLAGTSPAVLASASLPALTAAIVAIVLIPDDSTTLVVAQSVLAGALALTGVVLLVGSVVLDGLQEAD, from the exons ATGGCTGTCGTCGGCGCTCCGATATCGTCTCCGTCGGCTCACTTGCAAACACGATTTCTCTCTAATCCCGTTCTCCCCCGCTTTCGCCGCTCTAATACCGTCGGCAAATCACCAGCAGCATCTTTCTCCGTCGTCTCTATGGCTCCCCAGAAAAAG gtgaaCAAGTATGATGCCAAATGGAAGAAACAATGGTACGGAGCTGGATTGTTCTTCGAAGGGAGTGAGCAAGTGAACGTCGACGTTTTCAAGAAGCTGGAGAAGCGGAAAGTTCTGAGCAACGTTGAGAAATCTGGCCTTCTCTCAAAAGCAGAGGAGTTGGGACTCACATTGTCATCTCTTGAGAAGCTTAAAGTCTTCTCCAAAGCAGAGGAGCTTGGTCTTCTCAGTCTCCTCGAGAATTTAGCGGGAACATCGCCTGCGGTCTTAGCCTCGGCTTCATTACCGGCTCTGACGGCTGCAATTGTAGCCATTGTGCTGATTCCGGATGACTCAACTACTCTGGTGGTTGCTCAGTCGGTTTTGGCTGGTGCTCTTGCCCTTACAGGCGTTGTTTTGTTGGTTGGATCTGTTGTTTTGGATGGACTTCAAGAAGCTGactga